In Daphnia pulicaria isolate SC F1-1A chromosome 9, SC_F0-13Bv2, whole genome shotgun sequence, a single genomic region encodes these proteins:
- the LOC124312878 gene encoding uncharacterized protein LOC124312878 isoform X1 has protein sequence MLLGPVQLSRNLFTGCCQLCIDGFPSNSGNRAWAQRAQRESWKFLQLLFRQHIRFSTGRVIVPQESISINKILPETAKWFHLPQSSHLKDELYEALCINTHLRISIDNKFVDLSQLWFADFLESSQAAAEVEDNNGAQVTFVFRACRQIEALCPKFIDSKLNEYQIATYGQVTHLVEQVIYGAEFICSLQRTIDRQHETKEKAEINLYLAAEEYFNQVFGLNNDSPDLPAALDNVQCQILSSLDPGNELEGSFQKSIQHLKDAMSFDNDDSHWRPVEITLRNIPEQMEARRRYEMKNDVIKRCNMRQATFDRIMDFGVAEFNDPLNHFKIFPQLHIVISQFSWLLGPLKQKIQRFHETLKTTTNPERNLEERQISNLLRDTLYWMFHLRSDMDKIFWLIEGTQLKILDLAKIEMLTATNKLNRAKVFVLRAEFYPSPLIESIYAYIGNPSAITAPLPVLPILLGDKRQLEKIREELQQFSAEAQSNSLLDQEELRHRYYIGITSEYPHLTDGTVTTFGDFMKENDSPMKQQQGTGIKQESRSFSGAEVNLSTGVCLSMEQRNNSILTSPESSADTEVVHYQSSKSPKMKQANQLKRLDEEGRRVEEEDTKSESLVDCMQAHCSIGDKLDENENCITEESVDDVGNQSVQYWNSTMSISHREFYHHEISIDMDCATETPPPDEIENDDQLNNQIIAEFFADEKNRCAELIKKGQPNVYLLNATDTSASEDLRWFDVGRPVRSPPTCMKNHKLIILMGATGCGKSTLINGMVNYILGVKWNDPFRFKCVRVMTKRLPGTRRIVKRVQ, from the exons ATGTTGTTGGGTCCAGTCCAGTTGAGTCGAAATTTATTCACCGGGTGTTGTCAGTTGTGTATCGATGGATTCCCATCAAATTCGGGTAACCGCGCTTGGGCGCAGCGGGCGCAGCGTGAAAGTTGGAAATTTTTACAACTATTATTCCGACAGCATAT TCGATTTTCAACAGGCAGAGTCATAGTGCCCCAGGAATCCATATCAATCAACAAGATATTACCTGAAACAGCTAAGTGGTTTCATCTGCCTCAATCCAGCCATTTGAAGGACGAACTCTACGAAGCCTTATGCATCAATACGCACCTGCGCATCAGCATTGATAACAAATTTGTGGACTTGAGCCAACTTTGGTTCGCTGATTTTCTGGAATCAAgccaagcagcagcagaagtagAAGACAACAATGGAGCTCAAGTCACTTTCGTTTTCCGAGCCTGCCGACAAATCGAAGCTCTTTGTCCAAAATTCATCGACTCGAAACTCAACGAATACCAGATCGCAACTTACGGTCAAGTAACTCATTTGGTCGAGCAGGTTATTTACGGAGCCGAATTTATTTGTTCGCTGCAAAGAACCATCGATCGCCAGCACGAAACGAAGGAGAAAGCGGAAATAAACCTATACTTGGCAGCCGAAGAATACTTCAATCAAGTATTTGGTCTTAATAACGATAGTCCAGATTTACCTGCAGCATTAGACAATGTCCAATGTCAAATCCTCAGCAGCCTTGATCCTGGTAATGAACTAGAGGGATCTTTCCAGAAATCCATTCAACATCTCAAGGATGCGATGAGTTTTGATAATGACGACAGTCACTGGAGACCGGTTGAAATTACTTTACGAAATATCCCGGAACAAATGGAAGCTCGACGTCGGTACGAAATGAAGAATGATGTCATCAAAAGATGCAATATGCGTCAAGCCACGTTTGATCGGATTATGGATTTTGGAGTTGCTGAATTTAATGATCCccttaatcattttaaaatatttcctcAACTCCACATTGTTATATCCCAGTTCTCTTGGTTGCTAGGACCACTTAAGCAGAAAATTCAGAGATTTCACGAGACATTAAAAACGACGACTAATCCCGAACGAAACCTTGAAGAAAGACAAATCTCCAACTTACTCCGTGATACGTTGTATTGGATGTTTCACCTACGTTCTGACATGGACAAGATTTTTTGGCTAATCGAAGGCAcccaattgaaaattttggatTTGGCAAAGATTGAGATGCTTACGGCAACCAACAAACTAAATCGAGCCAAAGTATTTGTGTTGAGAGCCGAATTCTATCCAAGTCCGCTAATTGAGTCCATTTATGCATATATTGGTAATCCTTCTGCAATAACTGCCCCTCTTCCGGTCCTTCCGATACTTTTGGGTGACAAGAGGCAACTCGAAAAAATTAGAGAAGAGTTACAACAATTTTCCGCAGAAGCGCAATCGAATTCTTTGCTGGATCAAGAGGAGCTGCGACATCGCTACTATATTGGAATAACTTCTGAATATCCGCATTTAACCGACGGTACAGTAACGACTTTTGGAGACTTCATGAAAGAAAACGATTCTCcgatgaaacaacaacaag GAACTGGAATTAAGCAAGAAAGTAGATCATTTTCAGGTGCTGAAGTAAATCTTTCTACCGGAGTTTGTCTATCCATGGAGCAAAG AAACAACTCGATCTTAACGTCGCCGGAGTCGAGCGCTGACACGGAAGTCGTTCATTACCAGTCGTCGAAATCGCCTAAAATGAAGCAGGCAAATCAACTAAAACGACTGGATGAAGAAGGCCGACGGGTTGAAGAGGAAGATACGAAATCGGAATCTTTAGTCGACTGCATGCAAGCCCATTGTAGTATAGGAGACAAACTGGACGAGAATGAGAACTGCATCACAGAAGAATCAGTTGACGACGTTGGTAATCAATCTGTCCAATACTGGAACAGTACAATGTCAATCTCCCACCGTGAATTCTACCATCATGAAATTTCCATAGACATGGACTGCGCTACTGAAACACCTCCGCCCgacgaaattgaaaatgatgacCAGCTCAACAACCAAATAATTGCCGAATTTTTCGCCGATGAGAAAAACCGGTGCGCTGAATTAATCAAGAAAGGACAACCTAATGTTTATTTGCTGAACGCTACGGACACGTCGGCGAGTGAAGATCTCCGGTGGTTTGACGTCGGTAGGCCTGTCCGTTCTCCGCCAACCTGTATGAAAAATCACAAATTAATCATCTTGATGGGCGCCACTGGATGCGGCAAGAGCACCCTGATAAACGGAATGGTCAACTACATCCTCGGCGTCAAATGGAACGATCCGTTCCGTTTCAAATGTGTCCGCGTGATGACAAAACGACTGCCAGGAACCAGGCGCATAGTCAAACGAGTACAGTAA
- the LOC124312878 gene encoding uncharacterized protein LOC124312878 isoform X3 gives MLLGPVQLSRNLFTGCCQLCIDGFPSNSGNRAWAQRAQRESWKFLQLLFRQHIRFSTGRVIVPQESISINKILPETAKWFHLPQSSHLKDELYEALCINTHLRISIDNKFVDLSQLWFADFLESSQAAAEVEDNNGAQVTFVFRACRQIEALCPKFIDSKLNEYQIATYGQVTHLVEQVIYGAEFICSLQRTIDRQHETKEKAEINLYLAAEEYFNQVFGLNNDSPDLPAALDNVQCQILSSLDPGNELEGSFQKSIQHLKDAMSFDNDDSHWRPVEITLRNIPEQMEARRRYEMKNDVIKRCNMRQATFDRIMDFGVAEFNDPLNHFKIFPQLHIVISQFSWLLGPLKQKIQRFHETLKTTTNPERNLEERQISNLLRDTLYWMFHLRSDMDKIFWLIEGTQLKILDLAKIEMLTATNKLNRAKVFVLRAEFYPSPLIESIYAYIGNPSAITAPLPVLPILLGDKRQLEKIREELQQFSAEAQSNSLLDQEELRHRYYIGITSEYPHLTDGTVTTFGDFMKENDSPMKQQQGTGIKQESRSFSGAEVNLSTGVCLSMEQRNNSILTSPESSADTKVVHYQSSKSPKMKQANQLKRLDEEGRRVEEEDTKSESLVDCMQAHCSIGVLRRSSFTRF, from the exons ATGTTGTTGGGTCCAGTCCAGTTGAGTCGAAATTTATTCACCGGGTGTTGTCAGTTGTGTATCGATGGATTCCCATCAAATTCGGGTAACCGCGCTTGGGCGCAGCGGGCGCAGCGTGAAAGTTGGAAATTTTTACAACTATTATTCCGACAGCATAT TCGATTTTCAACAGGCAGAGTCATAGTGCCCCAGGAATCCATATCAATCAACAAGATATTACCTGAAACAGCTAAGTGGTTTCATCTGCCTCAATCCAGCCATTTGAAGGACGAACTCTACGAAGCCTTATGCATCAATACGCACCTGCGCATCAGCATTGATAACAAATTTGTGGACTTGAGCCAACTTTGGTTCGCTGATTTTCTGGAATCAAgccaagcagcagcagaagtagAAGACAACAATGGAGCTCAAGTCACTTTCGTTTTCCGAGCCTGCCGACAAATCGAAGCTCTTTGTCCAAAATTCATCGACTCGAAACTCAACGAATACCAGATCGCAACTTACGGTCAAGTAACTCATTTGGTCGAGCAGGTTATTTACGGAGCCGAATTTATTTGTTCGCTGCAAAGAACCATCGATCGCCAGCACGAAACGAAGGAGAAAGCGGAAATAAACCTATACTTGGCAGCCGAAGAATACTTCAATCAAGTATTTGGTCTTAATAACGATAGTCCAGATTTACCTGCAGCATTAGACAATGTCCAATGTCAAATCCTCAGCAGCCTTGATCCTGGTAATGAACTAGAGGGATCTTTCCAGAAATCCATTCAACATCTCAAGGATGCGATGAGTTTTGATAATGACGACAGTCACTGGAGACCGGTTGAAATTACTTTACGAAATATCCCGGAACAAATGGAAGCTCGACGTCGGTACGAAATGAAGAATGATGTCATCAAAAGATGCAATATGCGTCAAGCCACGTTTGATCGGATTATGGATTTTGGAGTTGCTGAATTTAATGATCCccttaatcattttaaaatatttcctcAACTCCACATTGTTATATCCCAGTTCTCTTGGTTGCTAGGACCACTTAAGCAGAAAATTCAGAGATTTCACGAGACATTAAAAACGACGACTAATCCCGAACGAAACCTTGAAGAAAGACAAATCTCCAACTTACTCCGTGATACGTTGTATTGGATGTTTCACCTACGTTCTGACATGGACAAGATTTTTTGGCTAATCGAAGGCAcccaattgaaaattttggatTTGGCAAAGATTGAGATGCTTACGGCAACCAACAAACTAAATCGAGCCAAAGTATTTGTGTTGAGAGCCGAATTCTATCCAAGTCCGCTAATTGAGTCCATTTATGCATATATTGGTAATCCTTCTGCAATAACTGCCCCTCTTCCGGTCCTTCCGATACTTTTGGGTGACAAGAGGCAACTCGAAAAAATTAGAGAAGAGTTACAACAATTTTCCGCAGAAGCGCAATCGAATTCTTTGCTGGATCAAGAGGAGCTGCGACATCGCTACTATATTGGAATAACTTCTGAATATCCGCATTTAACCGACGGTACAGTAACGACTTTTGGAGACTTCATGAAAGAAAACGATTCTCcgatgaaacaacaacaag GAACTGGAATTAAGCAAGAAAGTAGATCATTTTCAGGTGCTGAAGTAAATCTTTCTACCGGAGTTTGTCTATCCATGGAGCAAAG AAACAACTCGATCTTAACGTCGCCGGAGTCGAGCGCTGACACGAAAGTCGTTCATTACCAGTCGTCGAAATCGCCTAAAATGAAGCAGGCAAATCAACTAAAACGACTGGATGAAGAAGGCCGACGGGTTGAAGAGGAAGATACGAAATCGGAATCTTTAGTCGACTGCATGCAAGCCCATTGCAGTATA GGAGTTTTGCGTCGTTCTTCGTTCACGAGATTTTAA
- the LOC124312878 gene encoding uncharacterized protein LOC124312878 isoform X2: protein MDSHQIRVTALGRSGRSVKVGNFYNYYSDSILGCRVIVPQESISINKILPETAKWFHLPQSSHLKDELYEALCINTHLRISIDNKFVDLSQLWFADFLESSQAAAEVEDNNGAQVTFVFRACRQIEALCPKFIDSKLNEYQIATYGQVTHLVEQVIYGAEFICSLQRTIDRQHETKEKAEINLYLAAEEYFNQVFGLNNDSPDLPAALDNVQCQILSSLDPGNELEGSFQKSIQHLKDAMSFDNDDSHWRPVEITLRNIPEQMEARRRYEMKNDVIKRCNMRQATFDRIMDFGVAEFNDPLNHFKIFPQLHIVISQFSWLLGPLKQKIQRFHETLKTTTNPERNLEERQISNLLRDTLYWMFHLRSDMDKIFWLIEGTQLKILDLAKIEMLTATNKLNRAKVFVLRAEFYPSPLIESIYAYIGNPSAITAPLPVLPILLGDKRQLEKIREELQQFSAEAQSNSLLDQEELRHRYYIGITSEYPHLTDGTVTTFGDFMKENDSPMKQQQGTGIKQESRSFSGAEVNLSTGVCLSMEQRNNSILTSPESSADTEVVHYQSSKSPKMKQANQLKRLDEEGRRVEEEDTKSESLVDCMQAHCSIGDKLDENENCITEESVDDVGNQSVQYWNSTMSISHREFYHHEISIDMDCATETPPPDEIENDDQLNNQIIAEFFADEKNRCAELIKKGQPNVYLLNATDTSASEDLRWFDVGRPVRSPPTCMKNHKLIILMGATGCGKSTLINGMVNYILGVKWNDPFRFKCVRVMTKRLPGTRRIVKRVQ from the exons ATGGATTCCCATCAAATTCGGGTAACCGCGCTTGGGCGCAGCGGGCGCAGCGTGAAAGTTGGAAATTTTTACAACTATTATTCCGACAGCATATTGGGTT GCAGAGTCATAGTGCCCCAGGAATCCATATCAATCAACAAGATATTACCTGAAACAGCTAAGTGGTTTCATCTGCCTCAATCCAGCCATTTGAAGGACGAACTCTACGAAGCCTTATGCATCAATACGCACCTGCGCATCAGCATTGATAACAAATTTGTGGACTTGAGCCAACTTTGGTTCGCTGATTTTCTGGAATCAAgccaagcagcagcagaagtagAAGACAACAATGGAGCTCAAGTCACTTTCGTTTTCCGAGCCTGCCGACAAATCGAAGCTCTTTGTCCAAAATTCATCGACTCGAAACTCAACGAATACCAGATCGCAACTTACGGTCAAGTAACTCATTTGGTCGAGCAGGTTATTTACGGAGCCGAATTTATTTGTTCGCTGCAAAGAACCATCGATCGCCAGCACGAAACGAAGGAGAAAGCGGAAATAAACCTATACTTGGCAGCCGAAGAATACTTCAATCAAGTATTTGGTCTTAATAACGATAGTCCAGATTTACCTGCAGCATTAGACAATGTCCAATGTCAAATCCTCAGCAGCCTTGATCCTGGTAATGAACTAGAGGGATCTTTCCAGAAATCCATTCAACATCTCAAGGATGCGATGAGTTTTGATAATGACGACAGTCACTGGAGACCGGTTGAAATTACTTTACGAAATATCCCGGAACAAATGGAAGCTCGACGTCGGTACGAAATGAAGAATGATGTCATCAAAAGATGCAATATGCGTCAAGCCACGTTTGATCGGATTATGGATTTTGGAGTTGCTGAATTTAATGATCCccttaatcattttaaaatatttcctcAACTCCACATTGTTATATCCCAGTTCTCTTGGTTGCTAGGACCACTTAAGCAGAAAATTCAGAGATTTCACGAGACATTAAAAACGACGACTAATCCCGAACGAAACCTTGAAGAAAGACAAATCTCCAACTTACTCCGTGATACGTTGTATTGGATGTTTCACCTACGTTCTGACATGGACAAGATTTTTTGGCTAATCGAAGGCAcccaattgaaaattttggatTTGGCAAAGATTGAGATGCTTACGGCAACCAACAAACTAAATCGAGCCAAAGTATTTGTGTTGAGAGCCGAATTCTATCCAAGTCCGCTAATTGAGTCCATTTATGCATATATTGGTAATCCTTCTGCAATAACTGCCCCTCTTCCGGTCCTTCCGATACTTTTGGGTGACAAGAGGCAACTCGAAAAAATTAGAGAAGAGTTACAACAATTTTCCGCAGAAGCGCAATCGAATTCTTTGCTGGATCAAGAGGAGCTGCGACATCGCTACTATATTGGAATAACTTCTGAATATCCGCATTTAACCGACGGTACAGTAACGACTTTTGGAGACTTCATGAAAGAAAACGATTCTCcgatgaaacaacaacaag GAACTGGAATTAAGCAAGAAAGTAGATCATTTTCAGGTGCTGAAGTAAATCTTTCTACCGGAGTTTGTCTATCCATGGAGCAAAG AAACAACTCGATCTTAACGTCGCCGGAGTCGAGCGCTGACACGGAAGTCGTTCATTACCAGTCGTCGAAATCGCCTAAAATGAAGCAGGCAAATCAACTAAAACGACTGGATGAAGAAGGCCGACGGGTTGAAGAGGAAGATACGAAATCGGAATCTTTAGTCGACTGCATGCAAGCCCATTGTAGTATAGGAGACAAACTGGACGAGAATGAGAACTGCATCACAGAAGAATCAGTTGACGACGTTGGTAATCAATCTGTCCAATACTGGAACAGTACAATGTCAATCTCCCACCGTGAATTCTACCATCATGAAATTTCCATAGACATGGACTGCGCTACTGAAACACCTCCGCCCgacgaaattgaaaatgatgacCAGCTCAACAACCAAATAATTGCCGAATTTTTCGCCGATGAGAAAAACCGGTGCGCTGAATTAATCAAGAAAGGACAACCTAATGTTTATTTGCTGAACGCTACGGACACGTCGGCGAGTGAAGATCTCCGGTGGTTTGACGTCGGTAGGCCTGTCCGTTCTCCGCCAACCTGTATGAAAAATCACAAATTAATCATCTTGATGGGCGCCACTGGATGCGGCAAGAGCACCCTGATAAACGGAATGGTCAACTACATCCTCGGCGTCAAATGGAACGATCCGTTCCGTTTCAAATGTGTCCGCGTGATGACAAAACGACTGCCAGGAACCAGGCGCATAGTCAAACGAGTACAGTAA
- the LOC124312866 gene encoding uncharacterized protein LOC124312866 yields MTTTARRQLCLVLVGALVIITRKIDASPIHSDETRGVDSMESHEFLPDTSSGRENPNVFINTQQFQGGGQLMSRYSDEHHDFSIEQVRAILASAGQLAPTQTNNGPAGQMTGLQTPNMRNPVLIHSDEHDFSDELSLLGILPNAQQQSSTIPMASSTTGTAAAGQEPNRGQRIFNKQPDERYIVSARPGKQVIIRTGSIPGSPIQTTSIHKATYGHSDEHDDYSDEVRSILAPPNTQNNVPANNNGGRITANIPGSVYRLRSNVPVPASLPWREGEDDVQVQIDPVTKQVVNIRTELRDSLEHDVDFSDAITSRIVVSPTLVVSPVNTNGNVQPTPLNGRLLSALHSDELYDDSYEVKVNLNRPNGQNLTAPVHFISRHSDEHDDSLEMVRGIPSAGQVRPVLPVQTAVNGERFIVGKHSDEVDDFSLEDYQGAIRSGRTQLPIASAGLPTVTTGVEHLLRHSDEHDSSSIELIRSLGNLPGIAQSPMVQQQGVQGVQLIQKHSSELDDTSVEVVLVRNQTGSGLHLISQNSDEHDISLEVVRPVLNPQTGQNPAAAPPVQGLQVISRHSHEDDDISLEVQLIRNETAPGHVTRVLKHSDERHDASLEVAGAILNLQNGQVAAEVRPVQSQMIPGEHLLRHSDEVDDISLELHHVTSGIIPPPITVGGIVPAVPAATGVEHRLIHSSDERDISLEDVIGRAAGVPIAPQVGMIQLAPAQQQGLQQLRDSDEHDNSKERLGQLLLSGNLNGSVTFPRESVERDDLSLEVDINLLPEIQRLFRNVKIDGAPLPEVQSPPAAAAVTVAPVTGAPVAAVNRGNQAVQRMSRLLKQNVTLELREILANPVFQQKIQELDRRLKSAPDSRGKRLIEKYAEALALSSSSPSSHFNSAATSPTINSCLYLSLLITYWVSLWL; encoded by the exons ATGACGACCACCGCGCGCCGTCAACTTTGCCTAGTG ctGGTAGGAGCACTAGTGATTATTACAAGAAAGATCGATGCCTCACCCATTCACAGTGATGAGACCCGAGGAGTTGATTCTATGGAAAGTCACGAATTCCTTCCGGATACGTCATCCGGACGAGAGAACCCAAACGTTTTTATTAACACTCAACAATTTCAAGGAGGTGGGCAATTAATGTCCAGATATTCTGACGAACACCATGACTTCTCCATAGAACAAGTCCGCGCTATTTTGGCCTCTGCTGGGCAATTGGCTCCAACTCAGACCAACAACGGACCGGCCGGTCAAATGACTGGACTCCAAACCCCAAATATGCGCAATCCGGTTTTGATTCATTCCGACGAACACGACTTTTCCGATGAACTATCGCTTCTTGGCATTTTACCAAACGCCCAGCAGCAGAGTTCCACAATCCCAATGGCCAGCAGCACCACCGGTACCGCTGCTGCCGGCCAAGAACCCAACAGAGGACAGCGAATTTTCAATAAGCAGCCGGATGAACGTTACATTGTGTCCGCCAGACCGGGTAAACAGGTGATTATCCGGACCGGATCGATCCCCGGCAGTCCTATCCAAACTACATCCATCCACAAGGCCACGTATGGACATTCTGACGAGCACGACGATTACTCGGACGAAGTCAGATCCATTTTGGCCCCACCCAATACTCAGAATAACGTTCCGGCGAATAATAATGGCGGCCGCATAACGGCTAATATCCCTGGATCCGTTTACAGGCTGCGCTCTAACGTACCGGTACCCGCCAGTCTACCATGGAGAGAAGGTGAGGATGACGTTCAAGTTCAAATTGATCCAGTAACCAAGCAGGTGGTGAACATCAGGACCGAATTGAGGGACTCTCTCGAGCACGATGTTGACTTTTCTGACGCCATTACCTCCCGTATCGTTGTTTCGCCCACGCTAGTAGTTTCACCAGTAAACACTAACGGCAATGTCCAGCCGACACCTTTGAACGGCCGTCTTCTATCAGCACTGCATTCCGACGAGCTGTACGACGACTCTTACGAAGTTAAAGTCAATCTCAACCGACCGAACGGACAGAATCTGACAGCACCGGTACATTTTATTTCACGACATTCGGACGAGCACGACGACTCGCTGGAAATGGTCAGAGGCATTCCAAGTGCTGGCCAGGTTCGCCCGGTTCTACCCGTCCAAACGGCCGTCAACGGAGAGCGTTTCATCGTCGGCAAACATTCCGACGAAGTTGACGATTTTTCTTTGGAGGATTATCAAGGCGCCATCAGATCCGGACGAACCCAATTACCAATTGCGTCAGCCGGCCTTCCAACGGTAACGACTGGAGTTGAACACCTTTTGAGACATTCCGACGAGCACGACAGCAGCTCGATTGAACTCATTCGCTCCCTAGGAAATCTTCCCGGTATTGCACAAAGTCCAATGGTGCAGCAACAGGGTGTTCAAGGTGTCCAACTCATTCAAAAACATTCGAGCGAACTCGATGACACCTCAGTCGAAGTTGTACTGGTACGAAATCAAACCGGATCGGGGCTCCATCTCATTTCCCAGAATTCTGACGAGCACGACATCTCGCTGGAAGTTGTCAGACCAGTTCTCAACCCTCAAACTGGACAAAATCCTGCAGCAGCACCACCAGTCCAAGGACTTCAGGTGATTTCACGTCATTCGCACGAGGATGACGACATTTCCTTGGAAGTTCAACTGATCCGGAATGAGACAGCACCGGGCCATGTTACTCGAGTGTTGAAACATTCTGACGAGCGTCACGACGCCTCGCTAGAAGTTGCCGGAGCCATTCTCAACCTTCAGAATGGACAAGTAGCGGCGGAAGTTCGTCCCGTCCAATCCCAAATGATTCCCGGTGAACATTTGCTCAGACACTCTGACGAAGTGGACGACATTTCTTTGGAACTCCATCACGTCACTTCCGGAATTATTCCGCCTCCAATTACTGTCGGCGGAATCGTTCCAGCGGTTCCAGCAGCAACTGGCGTTGAACATCGTTTAATACACTCGTCTGACGAGCGTGATATTTCTCTAGAAGACGTGATTGGCAGAGCCGCAGGCGtcccaattgcgccacaggtTGGTATGATACAGTTGGCACCAGCACAACAGCAGGGATTGCAACAGTTGAGGGATTCGGATGAGCACGACAATTCGAAAGAAAGATTAGGACAACTTCTACTAAGCGGAAATCTAAATGGATCGGTTACTTTTCCTCGGGAATCCGTAGAACGGGACGACCTGTCTTTGGAAGTTGACATCAATTTACTTCCGGAGATTCAGCGCTTATTTAGAAATGTCAAAATCGACGGAGCGCCTTTGCCGGAAGTTCAGAGCCCTCCAGCAGCCGCAGCAGTGACAGTAGCCCCAGTAACAGGAGCACCAGTGGCAGCAGTGAACCGAGGAAATCAAGCCGTTCAACGCATGTCCCGCCTGCTCAAACAGAACGTCACGTTGGAGTTGCGAGAGATTTTAGCGAATCCAGTGTTCCAGCAAAAGATTCAGGAACTCGACAGGCGTTTGAAATCGGCGCCAGATTCCAGGGGCAAGCGTCTCATAGAGAAATACGCCGAAGCTCTGgctttgtcgtcgtcgtcgccatcATCTCATTTCAACTCCGCCGCAACGTCACCAACCATCAACTCTTGTTTGTACCTCTCGCTTTTAATCACTTATTGGGTTTCGCTTTGGCTCTGA